One Mycobacterium paraseoulense genomic window, GCCGCCATGCGGCGTTTTGTCAGATTGAATGCCGTATTCATTCTGTGAATATGAATCCTGCTGGTAATCACCGTAATTCGGCTGCCGGTACTCAACACCGCTGTTGGGAGAGGCAGGTGCGGGTGTGTAGTTGGATTGTGGCTCACTCACATTCGGGTCCGAATCTTCGATGCCTCTCGCGCGACGCGATTCGGCTCTTGTGCCGGTTGCGATGTCATCGAAGATTTCCTCAAAGCCTGATTGCTGACCCGCAGACAGCACAACGGTTTCCGGTGCCTTCAAACCCGCGCGATCTAACGCGCTATTCGTGGCAGCCAACTGAACGTTCTCGCTCTGCGCGTCAGTTGCCAATCCCAGCAGGTGTTTTGCCATCCTATCGGCGGCGTTCTCTAAACGAGCACGTGCGGCCATCTTGACATGTTTTGCAGCTCCACCGTGGAAGCGGCAAACGGTGCTGCCGGTGATAGCAGCGTTCTTACACTGCTCACCAGTCTTCTTGTGTGCTTTGCACCGTCGTTCTGGCACAGGACCATACGGCCAGTCTCGTTGTGGCTCGATAGGTTCACTGCTTTGATAGGTCGTCGCATGCACCACGACAGGCAACCGATCTCCGCTCGACTCCTCAACCGAAACAACCTCGACATCAATAGCGTTGGCGCCTAATATTTGAGCAATTTCACTGTCGGTCAATCCAAACGATTTCAATACATCTTCATTCAACTCGTCATCTTCTAGCGTTGCCTTCAAATCGGCCAGTGCTCTCGCCCGCTTTCGTGATGCCTTCTGCGCGTCTGTCAACCTAGTCATTTCCCTGCCCTTCCAATTGAATCCGATAACGTCGAACCTCAGTATCAGTCGAACAGTGTGCGGTGCGTTCTAGTGACCGTCGCCGATCATCGAACCTGTGTCTGTGTATTCCTCGGCAATACGGGCATTTAATAC contains:
- a CDS encoding HGGxSTG domain-containing protein; its protein translation is MTDAQKASRKRARALADLKATLEDDELNEDVLKSFGLTDSEIAQILGANAIDVEVVSVEESSGDRLPVVVHATTYQSSEPIEPQRDWPYGPVPERRCKAHKKTGEQCKNAAITGSTVCRFHGGAAKHVKMAARARLENAADRMAKHLLGLATDAQSENVQLAATNSALDRAGLKAPETVVLSAGQQSGFEEIFDDIATGTRAESRRARGIEDSDPNVSEPQSNYTPAPASPNSGVEYRQPNYGDYQQDSYSQNEYGIQSDKTPHGGPAPTVGDDGPIPRPSHQQRRERPPGAKWGPIVVGDDAIVLANATNAAIGALRELPPGRSSR